In one window of Nothobranchius furzeri strain GRZ-AD chromosome 11, NfurGRZ-RIMD1, whole genome shotgun sequence DNA:
- the si:ch73-382f3.1 gene encoding THAP domain-containing protein 1, which produces MGGCSAPNCSNSSSIGKQLFRFPKDPLRKKKWVMNCRRDFEPTPHSRLCQDHFEQNQFEEIARSSAGGKKLKPNAIPTLFSAGEPPYPAVTSPYILLPLKPEPVEKELNFGDHGYARRSLLPGMEEEDAERTDGDQHHCTQCQLLKKKLEQEMQHTARLQREAEEMKKRLYRLDRIEKGLQNFLYEDQVRALSLAKRSRRAVWSPETILKARKIRCAVGTKGYEYLREIGYPLPSYRTLCNRLETKIMVTTDMSCEELAELGLGLMATCDSPIEDVGDNEEELIGVLS; this is translated from the exons aTGGGTGGCTGCTCCGCTCCGAATTGCTCCAATTCATCCAGTATAGGCAAACAGTTGTTTAGGTTTCCTAAAGATCCCCTGCGGAAGAAAAAATGGGTGATGAACTGTCGACGTGACTTTGAACCGACCCCTCACTCCAGACTGTGTCAA GATCATTTTGAGCAGAATCAGTTTGAGGAAATAGCCAGGTCATCAGCTGGTGGGAAGAAGCTGAAGCCAAACGCTATTCCCACTTTGTTCAGTGCTGGAGAACCTCCCTACCCTGCAGTCACATCTCCATACATCCTGCTACCACTGAAACCTGAACCAG TGGAAAAGGAGCTCAATTTTGGGGATCATGGCTATGCCAGACGTTCCCTGCTGCCTGGGATGGAAGAGGAGGATGCAGAAAGGACGGATGGAGACCAGCATCACTGCACACAGTGTCAACTCCTCAAGAAAAAGCTAGAGCAGGAGATGCAGCACACTGCAAGACTGCAAAGAGAG GCTGAGGAGATGAAGAAGCGTCTGTACCGGCTCGATCGGATCGAGAAGGGCCTCCAGAACTTTCTGTACGAAGACCAAGTTAGGGCTCTGTCCCTCGCCAAGCGCTCGCGTCGAGCTGTCTGGTCACCAGAGACAATCCTGAAAGCCAGAAAGATCCGCTGTGCTGTTGGAACCAAAGGCTACGAGTACCTGAGAGAGATCGGCTACCCTCTGCCCTCCTACAGGACTCTGTGTAACCGCTTGGAGACTAAGATCATGGTGACGACTGACATGAGCTGCGAGGAGCTGGCTGAGCTGGGCCTGGGACTTATGGCGACGTGTGACAGTCCAATAGAAGATGTGGGAGACAACGAAGAGGAACTGATTGGTGTTTTGTCCTGA